The following nucleotide sequence is from bacterium.
CGTCAGGTACTTCTCGTGGTCGCGGCGCGTGCGGGTCCGGTCGTCCACGAACGTCAGGCGCTCGCTGTAGGGGTTCACGACGGCCAGGGGTGCCAGAAGGCGCTGCGCGTTCTGGTGAAGCCCGAGCACCTCGTCCTTCTCCGCCTTGGCAAGGAGGCCCGAGAGTGTGCGCTTGCGGCGCTGGATGGCATGAATCGCCCGCGTCTGCTCCCGGCCCTCGTCGACGGTCAGCACCACGCAGCGGTTCAGAAGCTCCTCATCGAGGTCGATCGCTGTCGTCGTGAGCAGGATCATCACGGGGCCCTTCACCCGGTAGTCGAGGGTCCGCAGCTCTCCCGTCACCGGGTCCTTGCCCGTCGATGCGATCGCGAGCTCCCCCTCCGACTGCAGGAGCTTGAGCGCATAGGAGGCGGAGCTCGCGCCCTCTTCCTCGACGATCGCCAGCACCTTGTGCTGAAGCTCCGTCTCGCCCATGTAGAAGAGCGATTGGCCGGTCATGGCCGAGTACTTCGTGCGGTCCTCCTCGGGGAGAAAGGCCAGCACCGCATCCATCAGCACCGACTTTCCCGCCGCACTCGTCGATTGGATCACGACGGCCAGCGGCGCCTCGAGCTTGCGAGAGACGGCCGCCAGGTAGCCGACGAGCTTATTCGTACGCTCGCCGACGACGCCACAGCGCTCGAAGTCGCGCTCGATCCGCCCGAGAAGATCCGGAGCCCGGAGCAGCTCCAGGGCGGCCGTCGTCTCTTCGTCGCTCAGTACCGGAGTCTTCTCTTCCGCCGCCCTCTCCGCCTCGATCCGCTCGGCTTGAAGGGCTTCGAGCTTCAAGAGGATCCTCCCCAAGTCCCCTCGGATCACATCATCCTTCACCCCGAGTTCCACGGCGGCCTGCTGCGCAAAGGCTCCCCGTGGCCTCTGTTGGTAGAGATCGAAGGTATCGACGTGCATGGCTTGACCGTTCCCACCTAACGCCGGAGACGAGACCAGGAGGTTCACCTTCATCCCGTCGAAGCTCGCGTTTTTCTCCAGCCCTCGAATCCGGTACCGGCGATCGCCCTGCACGATCACGATCTCCTGGCCGTTCACCTCGGCGGGGGTGTCGGGCCTCGGAGCCGGCGGCACGACCACAGCCGGGAGCGGCCCCGGGCTTTCTTCTTTAGCCGCCGGCTCGGGGACCGAAGCGGCGGCTAAAGGAAGAGGTGG
It contains:
- a CDS encoding toprim domain-containing protein: NHEAMGASKEMILCESLIDALTFWCAGYRNVTASYGVEGFTKEHLAAFEKHGIERVLVAYDRDGAGDTAAEKLAKKLLAEGIDVYRIQFAKGMDANQYALEVRPATKSLGVAIRSAQWLGKGKAKPVTTRAVETDTPVSQPAPPLPLAAASVPEPAAKEESPGPLPAVVVPPAPRPDTPAEVNGQEIVIVQGDRRYRIRGLEKNASFDGMKVNLLVSSPALGGNGQAMHVDTFDLYQQRPRGAFAQQAAVELGVKDDVIRGDLGRILLKLEALQAERIEAERAAEEKTPVLSDEETTAALELLRAPDLLGRIERDFERCGVVGERTNKLVGYLAAVSRKLEAPLAVVIQSTSAAGKSVLMDAVLAFLPEEDRTKYSAMTGQSLFYMGETELQHKVLAIVEEEGASSASYALKLLQSEGELAIASTGKDPVTGELRTLDYRVKGPVMILLTTTAIDLDEELLNRCVVLTVDEGREQTRAIHAIQRRKRTLSGLLAKAEKDEVLGLHQNAQRLLAPLAVVNPYSERLTFVDDRTRTRRDHEKYLTLIDAITLLHQHQRKIQTVRRGDRTLRYVEATPFDIETANRLAHEVLGRTLDELPPKTRELLRGITAWVAERCTALAVDPTAFRFSRRDLRDATQCSDTPLKIHLGRLAEMEYLLVHRGGRGQSYAYELLYQGEGEQGDPFLMGLIDTDGLHYDGKKSGEKGPRSGVGPGPVRPRSGGGPVPENGASAQGEMTSPSLAGARPQNARPRPMRGNGSVRTHTEELPAEHAD